The following are encoded in a window of Rhinolophus sinicus isolate RSC01 linkage group LG12, ASM3656204v1, whole genome shotgun sequence genomic DNA:
- the GGPS1 gene encoding geranylgeranyl pyrophosphate synthase isoform X1, with translation MEKTQETVQRILLEPYKYLLQLPGKQVRTKLSQAFNHWLKVPGDKLQIIIEVTEMLHNASLLIDDIEDNSKLRRGFPVAHSIYGIPSVINSANYVYFLGLQKVLTLDQPDAVKLFTRQLLELHEGQGLDIYWRDNYTCPTEEEYKAMVLQKTGGLFGLAVGLMQLFSDYKEDLKPLLDTLGLFFQIRDDYANLHSKEYSENKSFCEDLTEGKFSFPTIHAIWSRPESTQVQNILRQRTENIDIKKYCVHYLEDVGSFEYTRNTLKELESKAYKQIDALGGNPELVALIKHLSKMFKDENE, from the exons GTAAACAAGTGAGAACCAAACTTTCACAGGCATTTAATCATTGGCTAAAAGTTCCAGGAGACAAACTACAG aTTATCATTGAAGTGACGGAAATGTTGCATAATGCCAGTTTACTCATCGATGATATTGAAGACAACTCAAAACTCCGACGTGGCTTTCCAGTGGCGCACAGCATCTATGGAATCCCATCTGTCATCAATTCTGCCAATTACGTATACTTTCTTGGCCTACAGAAAGTCTTAACCCTTGATCAGCCGGATGCAGTCAAGCTTTTTACCCGCCAGCTTTTGGAACTCCACGAGGGACAAGGCCTAGACATTTATTGGCGGGATAACTACACTTGTCCCACAGAAGAGGAGTATAAAGCCATGGTGCTGCAAAAGACGGGTGGACTCTTTGGATTAGCAGTAGGTCTCATGCAGTTGTTCTCTGATTACAAAGAAGATTTAAAGCCGCTACTTGATACTCTTGGGCTCTTTTTCCAAATTAGGGATGATTATGCTAATCTACACTCCAAAGAGTATAGCGAAAATAAAAGCTTTTGTGAAGATCTAACAGAGGGAAAGTTCTCATTCCCTACTATTCATGCTATTTGGTCCAGGCCTGAAAGCACCCAGGTGCAGAATATCTTGCGCCAGAGAACCGAAAacatagatattaaaaaatactgtgtACATTATCTTGAGGATGTAGGTTCTTTTGAATATACTCGGAATACTCTGAAAGAGCTTGAGTCTAAAGCCTATAAACAAATTGATGCGCTTGGTGGGAACCCGGAGCTAGTAGCTCTAATAAAGCACTTAAGTAAAATGTTCAAAGATGAGAACGAATAA
- the GGPS1 gene encoding geranylgeranyl pyrophosphate synthase isoform X2: protein MLHNASLLIDDIEDNSKLRRGFPVAHSIYGIPSVINSANYVYFLGLQKVLTLDQPDAVKLFTRQLLELHEGQGLDIYWRDNYTCPTEEEYKAMVLQKTGGLFGLAVGLMQLFSDYKEDLKPLLDTLGLFFQIRDDYANLHSKEYSENKSFCEDLTEGKFSFPTIHAIWSRPESTQVQNILRQRTENIDIKKYCVHYLEDVGSFEYTRNTLKELESKAYKQIDALGGNPELVALIKHLSKMFKDENE, encoded by the coding sequence ATGTTGCATAATGCCAGTTTACTCATCGATGATATTGAAGACAACTCAAAACTCCGACGTGGCTTTCCAGTGGCGCACAGCATCTATGGAATCCCATCTGTCATCAATTCTGCCAATTACGTATACTTTCTTGGCCTACAGAAAGTCTTAACCCTTGATCAGCCGGATGCAGTCAAGCTTTTTACCCGCCAGCTTTTGGAACTCCACGAGGGACAAGGCCTAGACATTTATTGGCGGGATAACTACACTTGTCCCACAGAAGAGGAGTATAAAGCCATGGTGCTGCAAAAGACGGGTGGACTCTTTGGATTAGCAGTAGGTCTCATGCAGTTGTTCTCTGATTACAAAGAAGATTTAAAGCCGCTACTTGATACTCTTGGGCTCTTTTTCCAAATTAGGGATGATTATGCTAATCTACACTCCAAAGAGTATAGCGAAAATAAAAGCTTTTGTGAAGATCTAACAGAGGGAAAGTTCTCATTCCCTACTATTCATGCTATTTGGTCCAGGCCTGAAAGCACCCAGGTGCAGAATATCTTGCGCCAGAGAACCGAAAacatagatattaaaaaatactgtgtACATTATCTTGAGGATGTAGGTTCTTTTGAATATACTCGGAATACTCTGAAAGAGCTTGAGTCTAAAGCCTATAAACAAATTGATGCGCTTGGTGGGAACCCGGAGCTAGTAGCTCTAATAAAGCACTTAAGTAAAATGTTCAAAGATGAGAACGAATAA